The sequence AGCACAGTCAGGGTGAGCCATCCGCCTGCAgatattaacagctgacagaatggagcGTCGGTCAGGGAGAACCTTGAGAAATCCCaggatttctcctgcagaaacctcttgacgtttacaaggagaagagcctaGTCCTGTACCAGACAAGAgtaaccccacacatcagggcagactgggaccatGCTGAGTGAGccgtgcccaggaggaggagggcctgggcaccacgagcgATGCCATAGAGCAGAGGTGCCTGgtcaccaggaaccaggccgGCTTCATAGACAGCTGTCTTATGAGATAtttgtgtccatggctatgGCTGTTCTCTCTGCCACTAAAGCCTATGAGGAGACAACCAATTGCTAAAGCACCAGTCTAATTGACACCTCGCCCACCTatgaaccaggcaggggtcATACTATTTTCCTGCACTTGGcaatgcacatccccatctcctactgccccaggaagaaccctgagcaaggtgtgacagAAACAGATTTCCCTTCCAGGGTGCCAGGGGACAAGGCGTAgtccttttctttggtgaaacacatccaggttatctacacatcagtgtcaccttcacattgcctttgtctccttgtcctcactgcctccaatgttctgctctaacgagctccaagggaggctgtgtcagtccTGGCCCTCGGGGGACACTCCAGGAAACTTGCATCTAacttggacttcttgagagatttcttcagtttgctctcagtgcctgaggtttgtgggctcatcaccaaagcccccagaggggtgattccaatgccttgggctgggcctgtgctgctgagctgggccgggctcctgggacagagagagctcctggcaagagggccctggtgcagagagacagctctgcccaggagcagctcctctgcacagcgcagcagggctgggggctctgaccacagcagagacacagagaggagagaaggagagagggcttggaggcagttgggagtgggaggatgctgagagctgactgcaggagaaatctgcacagcccttgacaaggtaagtgtctggctgcagggccatgcagctgcacgtcctggaagggtctcctcctgggtcttgtttctgggagggcagtgggcaatgcagtaggctttgagagtcctgctggattgcactgtgaggtgaggaagtctggcagagGCCACATTGAGCGCCCTAACCTAGCTGCCCTTGGTCAGCCAAGGGCGGAGTGGCCAGGCATCCTCCAGACATTGCAGGGGTTGCAGCTGCAATTCTGGGACACCCCAGCTTGTGGGGTGCATGGGGCTCTGTGCATGGGGCATACTCCTGGGCTGCGGGCTGTTCTCCAGCTAGAGCCGCTCTCTCAtggcatccttgtgttatccaggtTCCCCAAGAAGAAGACACCTCCATGCAAAGGCCATGTCcatgctgctggatggctgtctgtgggcagctggagggagGCCTCTGCACCCCTGGTTaggagggaagagctgagatCCTGATCAGCCTTACAGAAACAAGGTGAGGATGCTGTCCAGTTGCACTTGGACTGGGGCTTCTCTGTTCTCAGCTGTCTCCAGTttcttctcagggaaacacctCAGTGGGATGGtcctgcagctcacagaggGGTGACACAGGGCTGCTGAGAACAGGTCTGGTGGGAATATCTGCTCTGCTCAGTCTTCAGCAAGgcacagtccctttgcctccTAGCACCCACAGGATTTCATGAGGAGCGCACAGGAAATGTCAGGCAGTTCAACAATCCAACGCCTCTCTTAAGCATTATGGGGCAACTGggataagaaaagcaaacaaaaagaaagcaaacaaaatccccgcagctctgctctgctctgtatTCAGATCTGTTGTTGCAACAACACTGCAAAACTCGTagactgaacttgagtttcccccatgttcctgctttcctcctgctgcaaagcaggagggactcctctggagcccacagcagccccagctcccagtgccactctcagccagcaccagccacagctcaagagagctgcagaaaggttctttgcaaagagagaggctcaggctgggggtgctctAAGTCTTGCAATAGGTTTTCTTCTTAGGAATCTGTTcattctgccttctcctcttcaACAGACAACTGTGTCCAAGCTCAtcaaatgcccaacagcagctccatcagcgagttcctcctcctggcatttGCAAACACGCGGGAGATGCAGCTCCggcacttcgggctcttcctgggcatctacctggctgccctcctgggcaacggcctcatcctcaccgccgtagcctgcgaccaccgcctccacacccccatgtacttcttcctcctcaacctcgccctcctcgacctgggctgcatctccaccactctccccaaagccatggccaatgccaTCAGgaacaccagggccatctcctatcaagggtgtgctgcacaggtctttttctttctcttcttcatatcagcagagtatttccttctcaccatcatggcctatgaccgctacgttgccatctgcaagcccctgcactataggagcctcctgggcagcagagcttgtgcccagatggcagcagctgcctggagcAGTGGCTTTCTGTATACTGTCCTGCACACtaccaatacattttccctgcccctctgccaaggcaatgccgtggaccagttcttctgtgaaatcccccacattctcaagctctcctgctcaaagTCATTCCTCAGGGAGTTTGGGCTTATTGTAGttagtgtttctttagtctttctttgttttgttttcatcgttttctcctatgtgcagatcttcagggcagtgctaaggatcccctctgagcaaggccggcacaaagccttttccacgtgcctccctcacctgtttgtggtctccctgtttctcagcacttgcatgttttcctacctgaagcccccctccctctcctccccgtCCCTGGATCTGGTGGTGGCACTTGTGTACTCAgtctttcctgcagctctgaaccccctcatctacagcatgaggaaccaggagctcaaggacGCAGTGAGGATACTCTTTGGatacatgcttcttcatcaGTAATACTGAAGCCCACAATCCAATCAGAACTCActgtttttctataaaattgTTAGGATagtcttttgttatttcttttataatatattatactGCATctttagattttcatttaataatggtatttttattttcatatctcttaattattctttttttttttcacataaatgtCTCATGTACCTGTAGAACCATGCTTGCCTTGTAGATAATGACAATTGAGAAGCTGTCAGAACCTGATTGGTCT comes from Anser cygnoides isolate HZ-2024a breed goose chromosome 28, Taihu_goose_T2T_genome, whole genome shotgun sequence and encodes:
- the LOC136787166 gene encoding olfactory receptor 14C36-like; its protein translation is MPNSSSISEFLLLAFANTREMQLRHFGLFLGIYLAALLGNGLILTAVACDHRLHTPMYFFLLNLALLDLGCISTTLPKAMANAIRNTRAISYQGCAAQVFFFLFFISAEYFLLTIMAYDRYVAICKPLHYRSLLGSRACAQMAAAAWSSGFLYTVLHTTNTFSLPLCQGNAVDQFFCEIPHILKLSCSKSFLRDTCMFSYLKPPSLSSPSLDLVVALVYSVFPAALNPLIYSMRNQELKDAVRILFGYMLLHQ